The following coding sequences lie in one Arabidopsis thaliana chromosome 3, partial sequence genomic window:
- the TWD1 gene encoding FKBP-type peptidyl-prolyl cis-trans isomerase family protein (TWISTED DWARF 1 (TWD1); CONTAINS InterPro DOMAIN/s: Tetratricopeptide-like helical (InterPro:IPR011990), Tetratricopeptide TPR2 (InterPro:IPR013105), Tetratricopeptide repeat-containing (InterPro:IPR013026), Tetratricopeptide repeat (InterPro:IPR019734), Peptidyl-prolyl cis-trans isomerase, FKBP-type (InterPro:IPR001179); BEST Arabidopsis thaliana protein match is: rotamase FKBP 1 (TAIR:AT3G25230.2); Has 6043 Blast hits to 5631 proteins in 871 species: Archae - 12; Bacteria - 1331; Metazoa - 2461; Fungi - 414; Plants - 774; Viruses - 0; Other Eukaryotes - 1051 (source: NCBI BLink).): MDESLEHQTQTHDQESEIVTEGSAVVHSEPSQEGNVPPKVDSEAEVLDEKVSKQIIKEGHGSKPSKYSTCFLHYRAWTKNSQHKFEDTWHEQQPIELVLGKEKKELAGLAIGVASMKSGERALVHVGWELAYGKEGNFSFPNVPPMADLLYEVEVIGFDETKEGKARSDMTVEERIGAADRRKMDGNSLFKEEKLEEAMQQYEMAIAYMGDDFMFQLYGKYQDMALAVKNPCHLNIAACLIKLKRYDEAIGHCNIVLTEEEKNPKALFRRGKAKAELGQMDSARDDFRKAQKYAPDDKAIRRELRALAEQEKALYQKQKEMYKGIFKGKDEGGAKSKSLFWLIVLWQWFVSLFSRIFRRHRVKAD; this comes from the exons ATGGATGAATCTCTGGAGCATCAAACTCAAACACATG ACCAAGAGAGCGAAATAGTTACTGAAGGAAGTGCCGTTGTGCATAGTGAGCCATCTCAAGAGGGTAATGTTCCTCCTAAAGTTGATAGTGAAGCTGAGGTCTTGGATGAGAAAGTCAGTAAGCAGATTATAAAGGAAGGTCACGGTTCCAAACCATCCAAGTACTCTACATGCTTTT TGCACTACAGGGCATGGACCAAAAACTCGCAGCACAAATTTGAGGATACATGGCATGAGCAGCAACCTATTGAATTGGTTCTTGGAAAAG AGAAAAAAGAACTAGCCGGTTTAGCCATCGGTGTTGCTAGCATGAAGTCTGGTGAACGTGCGCTTGTGCATGTTGGCTGGGAATTAGCTTATGGGAAAGAAGGAAACTTTTCTTTTCCGAATGTTCCACCTATGGCAGACTTGTTATATGAGGTGGAAGTTATTGGGTTTGATGAAACAAAGGAG GGAAAAGCTCGCAGTGATATGACTGTAGAGGAAAGGATTGGTGCAGCAGacagaagaaaaatggatGGGAATTCTCTTTTTAAGGAGGAGAAACTGGAGGAAGCCATGCAACAGTATGAAATG GCCATAGCATACATGGGGGACGATTTTATGTTTCAGCTGTATGGGAAGTACCAGGATATGGCTTTAGCAGTTAAAAACCCATGCCATCTTAACATAGCAGCTTGCCTCATCAAACTAAAACGATACGATGAAGCAATTGGTCACTGCAACATT GTGttgacagaagaagagaaaaacccAAAAGCACTGTTCAGAAGAGGGAAAGCAAAGGCAGAGCTAGGACAGATGGACTCAGCACGTGATGATTTCCGAAAGGCACAAAAGTATGCTCCTGACGACAAGGCGATTAGAAGAGAGCTACGAGCACTTGCAGAGCAAGAGAAAGCCTTGTACCAAAAGCAGAAAGAAATGTACAAAGGAATATTCAAAGGGAAAGATGAAGGTGGTGCTAAGTCAAAGAGCCTTTTTTGGTTGATAGTGTTATGGCAATGGTTTGTTTCCCTTTTCTCCCGTATCTTTCGACGCCACAGAGTTAAAGCAGATTAA